Below is a genomic region from Helicobacter jaachi.
AATGGCGCAAATCCCCCCGCCACAGATTTACCATAAATAATGGCATTAGATATGAAAAAATCCACGCGTGAAAAATCCTCATCGATTTTTTTAAATAACTCAATGTATTGCTCTGGCTCAAGGACATTAAGCGGATAGAATCTAGCCTTAATGCCATATTTTTCCTCCACATCTTGCGCTATTTTGGCAGCCTCTTGCTCATTTTTATTATATGTAAAAGCCACATTTACGCCATTTTGAGCAAATTTATACAAAATGGCTTTGCCAATGCCGCGCGTAGCTCCGCTGATTACAAGCGTTTTCCCTTTCATAAAATCCGTTGTAGAATCTTGAGCGTTTTTCATTGTTTCACCTCGTATTTTTCTAAGATTTCTTGTATTTTAGCCATATTTTCCTTAGAGGGAGGCACGAGTGGCAGGCGATATTCCAAGTTTTTTAATAATCCTTTTAAAAACATTGCCGCTTTTATAGGCACAGGATTACTCTCGCAGAATAAGACTTTATTTATTTCATACAACTTTGTATTAATCTCATAACTTTTTTGCATATCGCCCTTAAGCGCGTGGTGGGTTAAATCTGCAATTTCTTGAGGGAGGAGGTTGCCCGTTACAGAAATAACGCCCTTGCCATTATTTGCCAAAATAGGGTAATTGATAGCATCTTCACCGCTAAAAAGTGCTAAATGCGGCACTTCCGCGCCAAAAGCCACTACCCTATCCATAAGCCCAGCAGCCTCTTTAATCGCATAAATATTTGGACACGCCTCATACAAACGCTTTGCTGTTTCTATCTCAATACTAACCCCCGTGCGAGAAGGCACATTATAGAGCATAACAGGGATTTCAACAGCATTTGCCACTGCCTTATAATGCTCAAATAACCCCTCTTGTGTAGGTTTATTATAATATGGCGTAACGCACAAAAGCGCATTTGCGCCGCATTTTTGCGCAAAAATAGCTAGCTCCTTTGCCTCGCTTGTGGAGTTACTGCCCGCGCCTGCTAGCACTTTTACACTGCTCCCCTTACAAATTTGCACCGCTGCTTCAATGCACTCCATATGTTCTTTGTGCGAAAGCGTGGCAGATTCACCCGTTGTCCCTACAGGCACGCAAGCGTCCATTCCATAGGCAATCTGACGCTTAATAAGCTCCTCATACGAAACAAAATCGACTTTTTGATTTGAAAAAGGCGTAACTAACGCGCTCATCGCCCCAAAAACCATTATTTCTCCTTATCCTTGAGTATGACAACACTAAGAGAATCTGTAACAAAATATGTATTCGCCACTGCTTTAAGCTTTTCTACACTTAGGGCATTAATATCCCTCTCATAAGTTAAAAGCGGTGCAATATCGCCGCGCACAAGGTAGCTGCCAAACATATCCGCCACACTTGAAGCGCTCTCAAGACTATAGATAAAATCTGCTCTTGTATTAATCTTTAGCCTATCAAGCTCCTCTTGGCTAATATCACCTGCTTTAATCCTATCTAAGATTCTATAAATGGCTTTTTCAATCTCCTCTGCCTCCACGCCTTGCTTTGCTGTGGCAACAATCAAAAACACGCCCTCATCTTTCATATCCATATTATACGCATACACGCTTGTGGCTATTTCCTGCTTATCAATAAGCTCTGTTTGCAAAAGGCTTGATTTGCCATTGCTTAGAATATCGCCTATAGCGCTTAATGCCACTTGGTCTTTGTGTAAAAAATTTGGGATTTTATACCCCATAGCCACATACTGGGCTTGAGAATCTTTTTTGATAATAGCGCGCCTTAAGCCATCTTGAGGTGGCTCTTTTGCGCTCATTTCCGGGATTTTAGCACGATTTTTAAGTGCGCCAAAATATTTAGTCGCACTCTCAAATACCACTTTTGGCTCAATATCCCCGCTCACAAGCACAATGGCGTTTTGTGGCTGATAGTAAGTCTCATAAAATGCGACAATATCCTCGATTTTCCAACTTTGAATGTCATTCATAAAGCCAATGGGCGTCCAGTGATATGGGTGATACACAAAAGCTGTGTTAAAAAAGCGAAAATACAAATATCCCATAGGTGAATTATCTGTCCGCCACAACCGCTCCTCTGCCACGACATTGCGCTCTGGTGCGAACTCCTCATCTTTTAGGGCAAGATTACTCATAAGCTCGGCAAAAAGCTCTAAAGATTTATCAAGATTTTCTGCACTTGATTTAATAAAATAGCGCGTGTAGTCAAAACTTGTAGAGGCGTTATTCACGCCACCAAAGCCTTTTACTATCTCATCAAACTCGCCAGCTTTAAGGTTTTTTGTAGATTTAAAGCTTAGGTGTTCAAGCATATGGGCAATGCCGCTTTTTCCCATTACTTCATTGCGGCTGCCCACTTTATAAAATACATTAGTTTCAATCACACCACTTTTATTATGCAAGGGTACTACTACAATTTGCAAGCCATTTTCAAGCGTTTTGGTGTAATGCTTAGGCAAAATGCTTGGAGTTAAAGATTGCGTGTGAAAAATGCTACTTATACTCATTAAAACTCCTATTAAAAACTTCATATCCTACTCTTTTTCTGTATTTTGCTCAATATTTGGGCTTTGCTTGGTGCTTGTCACACTCTTTTTGCTAGCCTTTGTGGGGGCTTTTGGCGTAGATTCTGTATTTGCAGATTCTATGTTTTTAGCAGAACTTTTTGCATTTATAGATTTTTTGGATTGTCGTGATTTTTGGGAAGTAGATTTTGGGCTAGATTCTGTAGTGGAAGGCGTTTTAAATGTTTGGGTATTTTTTTTAGTAGATTTTAGAGCATTTGTGGTGATGGTTATAGAATCTGTGTTGGTTTTTTTGCCTGCCCTGCTAGTTTTAATGGCGCTAGTTTTAGTAGCGTGCTTTGT
It encodes:
- the dapA gene encoding 4-hydroxy-tetrahydrodipicolinate synthase, which produces MVFGAMSALVTPFSNQKVDFVSYEELIKRQIAYGMDACVPVGTTGESATLSHKEHMECIEAAVQICKGSSVKVLAGAGSNSTSEAKELAIFAQKCGANALLCVTPYYNKPTQEGLFEHYKAVANAVEIPVMLYNVPSRTGVSIEIETAKRLYEACPNIYAIKEAAGLMDRVVAFGAEVPHLALFSGEDAINYPILANNGKGVISVTGNLLPQEIADLTHHALKGDMQKSYEINTKLYEINKVLFCESNPVPIKAAMFLKGLLKNLEYRLPLVPPSKENMAKIQEILEKYEVKQ
- a CDS encoding M16 family metallopeptidase; this translates as MSISSIFHTQSLTPSILPKHYTKTLENGLQIVVVPLHNKSGVIETNVFYKVGSRNEVMGKSGIAHMLEHLSFKSTKNLKAGEFDEIVKGFGGVNNASTSFDYTRYFIKSSAENLDKSLELFAELMSNLALKDEEFAPERNVVAEERLWRTDNSPMGYLYFRFFNTAFVYHPYHWTPIGFMNDIQSWKIEDIVAFYETYYQPQNAIVLVSGDIEPKVVFESATKYFGALKNRAKIPEMSAKEPPQDGLRRAIIKKDSQAQYVAMGYKIPNFLHKDQVALSAIGDILSNGKSSLLQTELIDKQEIATSVYAYNMDMKDEGVFLIVATAKQGVEAEEIEKAIYRILDRIKAGDISQEELDRLKINTRADFIYSLESASSVADMFGSYLVRGDIAPLLTYERDINALSVEKLKAVANTYFVTDSLSVVILKDKEK